One window from the genome of Canis aureus isolate CA01 chromosome 18, VMU_Caureus_v.1.0, whole genome shotgun sequence encodes:
- the LOC144288532 gene encoding uncharacterized protein LOC144288532 — protein MGLGATSVRLPLPQKSHPRKEAPAALHCRGGNPLSTRQLRLQRLRVAEKKAAPPPPFLTRLSARGSETWYGEFYQFRQMLGNHSLIFHRTTLSNLWPWNSFWSYPVIDVRIPKGDKISPSISGSLGPRVAAEDSHGDG, from the exons ATGGGATTGGGGGCCACTTCAGTCCGCCTGCCTCTGCCCCAGAAGAGCCACCCTAGAAAGGAGGCACCAGCCGCGTTGCATTGTCGGG GAGGAAATCCTCTAAGCACAAGGCAGCTACGTCTGCAGCGTCTCCGTGTGGCCGAAAAgaaggctgcccccccccccccatttctaaCTCGTCTATCTGCACGAGGATCTGAAACTTGGTATGGAGAGTTTTACCAATTTAG GCAAATGCTTGGAAATCACAGTCTCATCTTTCATAGAACAACTCTATCCAATCTGTGGCCGTGGAACTCGTTTTGGTCCTACCCTGTGATAGATGTGAGGATACCCAAG GGTGACAAAATTTCTCCCAGCATCTCAGGCTCTCTGGGACCTCGTGTGGCTGCTGAGGACAGTCACGGGGATGGCTGA